The Natribaculum luteum genome contains the following window.
GACGCTTCCCGGCACGTCGTCCGGATCGTGGCCGGCCACCACGAGACCGGGATTGGTTCGGTCGTCGGCCGTCTCGGCGAGCGACTCGAGTTCGTCGCGGGCGACCGAAAACGCCGTCTCGGCGTCGCAGTCGACGTGGATCGCCAGCGCGGCGTTCCCCCGCGTCTTGTACTCGACGGCAGGGTTGAGTCGCACGAGGAGCAGGCGCTCGACGTTGCCAAACTGGCGCAGTTCGTCCGCGATCCGCGCTGCGACGTAGGTCGTGCACATCCCGCGTTCGCGAGAGTCAGTGTCGTCGAGTCCCACGACGGTCATCGACGCTTCGTACTCACTCGAGGGAGTAACGGCTTTCGGGGTGACTGCCAGTGTCCGTTTCGGGATGGCCGTCTCGGGCTCCCGTTTCCCGATCTGCGGGATCTAGATTCGGCCCCCGTCAGCGCCATCGTCGAGATCGACCGACGGCACCGGGACTGACTGCCAATACATCAAATCATTCTCGGATACTGCCTCGTTACGAGGGCGGGTAGGCCGCATCCGACGGTCGTTCGAAATCCGCTCCGTTCCGACCTGACCTTGCTTCCGTGTAGCAATTCTTGCCTCTTGAAAGTACGGATTGGAAACTCGGCTATGCAATTGTCGATGGAATGTGTCACTGAGTGACGACGCGTATCCATGGCCTGAAGGCCGTGGTATTGTGCCTGCTCCGCATACAGGGTAGGTTCTGCCACGCCCTATTTCAATACCAGAGTATTAAATAATTAGGTGTTTTTATTAATTATCGTGCCATCCCCTCAAACCAATCTCTCCGAGATAGAACTCCCAGCCGAGCTTGGTGCTGCGTTTGCAAGTGTCTCTAATAGACAAGAACAGCCAAAAACAGTTCTAGACGCGCTTGACGTGATCGAATCACTCGTTTCTGGGGGAGACCAACTCTCGGTTGAACAGTTCTATCAACCAATGGAAACGAGACATAAAATTACGTTCGCAAATAGTTCTGAATACGTCCCATGTGTGCTCGATGCATTGATTATCGCGAAATGTGCTGGCGAAAATGTTGAGTCGATCAACTCACAACCTCCTACTGAGTCGAGCCCGGTTGAAATTCGGTATCGGGACGGTGACGTCGTGACGGATCCAGACGACTTCGTTATGTCGCTGGGATTGTCGGCAACTGACGGAGGAGATTCTACTATTGAGTCTCAGAATGAATTCTGTTCGATGGGGGAAGTTGACTTGTGTGGGTACATCAATGCTTTCTCATCAAAGGAGGAGTACACACACTGGCAAGTAGCTCTTACAAATGGGGTCGTAATGATGCTCAACGGACAGACGGCAATCAACCTCGCTGCGGCGGCCGCATCGCGGTGGCAGTTCGATTCTTCACTATAGGACTCTACTGGAGTGTCATCTTGTGAGGTCGCCGAGCAGATACTACCCCAGCGTTTATCCTGCTCTCTGGAGTGATACTCGTTCTATGACCCCCTTATATAAGGATATTCCCCGACTTTCGGCGTAATCGCCCGACGTAGGCCGGGCATACGGGGGGAAAATCTCTTATACGAGGAGTCACTTACTTCCGTTTATGTCCCGGTCCGCACTGGTCGGCAACGTCACCGCGATGCTCGAGGACGCGGGCTTTACGGTGAGCGACCGGTGTGCCATCCGACCGAAGAGTTTCGACGTCGCCGCCCGCCGTGGCGACGACCTCGTGCTCGTGAAGATTCTCGGTAACATCGACGCGTTCAACGAGGCGACCGGCCACGAGATGCGTCGACTCGGCACCTACCTCCAGGCGACGCCGCTCGTGATCGGCCTTCGGAGTCGCGACGAGGACCTCAAACCCGACGTCGTCTACTTCCGCCACGGCGTCCCCTCGCTCAGTCCGGACACCGCGTACAACCTGTTCGTCGAGGGTATCCCGCCGCTGATCTACGCCGCACCTGGTGGACTGTACGTCAACATCGACGGTGACTTACTCGCCGACGAGCGCGAGCAACGCGACTGGAGTCTCGGACAGCTCGCGAGCGAACTCGGCGTCTCCCGCCGGACGGTCTCGAAGTACGAAGACGGGATGAACGCCTCCATCGAGGTCGCGATGGCGCTCGAGGAGCTGTTCGACGCGCCGCTGACGAGCCCCGTCGACGTCATCGATGGTGCCGAAGACGTCCACGACGCCGATCCGACGCCCGACGATCCCGAGGCCGATCCCGACGACGAGGAGATCGTCACGGTGCTGACGCGTGCCGGATTCCGCGTCCACCCGACGCTGCGGTCGCCGTTCAAGGCCGTCAGCGAGGACGAAGACGAAAAAGACGACGTCGTCCTCACGGGTCACTCCCAGTTTACGAAAGCCGCGGAAAAGCGCGCCCGGATCATGAGTTCGATCGGCCACGTCACCCGCACCCGGTCGGTCTACTTCGTCGATCGTGCGAAACGCGAGTCGGTCGACGGAACCGCACTCGTCGAACGCGAGGAACTGACCGAACTGCACGACGCCGACGAACTTCGGAAAGTCATTCGGGAGCGCGCCGAGCGAGAAGAGGCAGCCTGAACCCGGCCGGAACGGGCCTATCGTCGCAACAGGTCGTTCGCCGAACGCCATTTTTGTAATATTTAGAAGAGGTTTGTCTCGAGTCTCGACCCAAAACAGTCGCTTGCTACCGATTTTCCAGCCACATGTTCGTACAACCAAACCAATAAATCAGTTACACGTGAAAGTGGGCGCGTACATGACTAGCTTCGAAACGGGTTCTCTCGAAGAGGAGGCGATCGACGAACTCGACATCGCGCCGGCAGATGGGTGGAACGCGCTCTATCTCGACGGCGAGTGGGTACCCGCCGGTGATCGCGACGGGATCGACGTCGAAAACCCCGCGACGCGGCGGACGTTGACGTCGGTCCCGTCGGCCACCGAAGCCGACGTGGACGAGGCGTTTGCGATCGCAAAGAGTGCTCAGGAAGACTGGGCGGAACGTCCACCGCAAGAGCGCGCGGCAGTCGTCTCTCGTGTCCGTGACCTGGTCGGTGAGTACGCCGACGACCTCGAGACGCTGTTCGCCGTCGAGTGTGGGGGTGTCGAGCTCAAAGCCGCCTTCGAGACCGAACTCACACAAGGGACGATGGAAGTCGGTGCGGGACTGGCGATGCGCGACGGCGGCCGGCGGACGGAGTCGGTCACGCCCGGCAAAGAGAACCTGCTCGTACGCGAGCCAGCGGGGGTCGTCGGGGTCATTACCCCGTGGAACTTCCCGCTGTATCTCACCAGTCGCGTCGTCGCTCCCGCGATCGCGCTGGGTAACAGTGTGGTACTCAAACCCGACGAGAACACCCCGCTGACGGGCGGGCTCGTGCTCGCGTCGCTGTTCGAGGAAGCCGGCCTCCCGGACGGCGTGTTGAACGTCGTCCCCGGCTACGGCGACGAGATCGGCGACCACTTCTCGGCACATCCGACGCCGTCGGTGATGTCGTTTACCGGCTCCTCCGAGGTCGGGCGACGAGTCGGTCAGCGGGCCGTCGGCCAGTTCACGGAACCGGCACTGGAACTGGGCGGGAACAACGCCCACGTCGTGCTATCGGACGCAGACCTGGAACGGGCGGTCGACGCCGGTGCGTTCGGCTCGTTCACCCACCAGGGCCAGGAGTGCATCTCGATCAACCGGCACCTCGTCCACGAGTCGCTGTACGACGAGTACGTCGCGGCACTCGCAGAGCGAGCCGAAGAACTCCCCATCGGCGATCCGCGCGAGGAGGGCGTCCTCGTCGGACCGGTCGTCAACGAATCCCAGCGTGACAAGATCGTCGGCCTGATCGAGGAGACCGTCGAAGCCGGCGCGACCGTCGAAGTCGGCGCGACCGTCGAAGCCGGCGGCGATCACGATGGCCTGTTCGTCGAGCCGACGGTGCTGTCGGGAGTGACGAACGACATGCCGATCGCAGCCAACGAGCACTTCGGTCCGGTCGCACCGGTCATCCCCTTCGAGACGGACGAGGAAGCTGTGGAGCTCGCAAACGACACCGAGTACGGCCTGTCCGGCTCGGTCCATTCGGCCGACGTATCCCGTGCGCGAGACGTGGCCGACGCGATGGAAACCGGAATGGTCCACATCAACGACCAACCGCTGAACGACGAACCGCACGTCGCGTTCGGCGGCGTCGGCGCGTCAGGAATGGGTCGGTACAACGACGAGTGGATCCTGGACACGCTGACGACCTTGAAGTGGATCTCCGTCCAGCGCGAGCCTCGAGAGTATCCGTACTGATCGGTCGCGAAGCGTCGACGGCGATCGCTTCCGGTGGTCGTCTACATCTCGACCCACTCGATCCGGTACTGACAGCGTCGTCCACCGTCGGCTCGACACTGTTCACTGACCTCCTCGACCTCTACGGGACTGTCGGCGAACTTCTGTGCGACGCCTCTGATGAGCCCCTGGTCGAGTTCGCACGGATAGGGATTCTCGCAAACCATCGTCCCTTCACCGGATCCGTCTTTGTGGAACTCGTAGAAACCGATCTCGCCGCCGCGATGGTTGTGGTTGTACGCGTCGTCGATCGAGCCGAGAGCCCCCTCGACGCTGGAGATGTCCGGCGGAAACTCGACGTGGTCGGGAAGGTTCTGCCCCATATTCTGCATACTCCCGTCGCCGTACTCCTCGCGCATATCGAACAGCATCGCAAGGGAGCCACGGAGCGGATACCACTCGTCGGGCTCTATGTCGTCGAGGCCGTACTCCGCGAGTTTGTGGCCGATGTGTTTGCCCATCATCGGCGAGACCGACTCGCCAGCGGCGACGTACGACAGCGGACTCCGTCCGATCACTTCTGCGCCCTCGAGTGAGCCGTCGAATCCAGTTCGATCCAGCACCGACGGCACTTCGGCGGACGACGAAGAGTCCGTGCTAGAGAGACCGAGCAGGTTTTTGACCTTACTGCTGGCTGCGGATAAGCGATTACCGATTACCATAGTAGTGAACCGGTTCGCCGTTGTCTACTAATATATTATGGCTGATCGCCACATCCACTGGCGATTTTTGGGAGTTGCGAAGCGACTTAGCATCGGTAGTCGACACCGCACCGCTAGTAACAACTGAAACGATGTACATACTGCTCGCAGCGGAGCGGCCAGTACTGGCGAGATGCCGCCCGTACTGGCGGCCGAGTCGCGAGCAGGTGTGCACTGACTGTCAGTAGCTACGATAGCACTCGCTGGTCGTCGTGGGAACGAATCCAAACGAAGAACTGTCCGATCGGCTACTGGTAGGTCTCCTCGAGGTAGTCGACGATGTCGCTACTCTCGGGCATGCCGTCGACGCCGTGGTCTTCGTCGACGATGACCGGCACGCCGGTCTGTCCGCTCACTTCTTTCACTTCGGTGCGTTCGGCGTGGACTCGCGGTACCTCGACGACGTCGTACTCGAGGTCGAGTTCGTCGAGTTTCCTGCGCACTTTCATACAGAAAGGACAACCGGGCAGGTCGTAGAGTGTAATCGCGCTCATAGACGGTGATAGGGACAGCACCACCATCAGAGCCGCGATCGTCCAATGGATTGCCGGTACCGACGATCAGCCGAGCATCCCGCTCGTGTAGACGTAGAAGTAGCCGACGAGCGCGACGGCGATGAGCCACTGGCCGAGGCGTACGTCCTCGAGGTCGCCCGTCGCGGTTTTGATCAGCGGATACGCGATGATCCCCGCCGCCAGGCCGTTCGCGATGGAGTAGGTAAGCGGCATGATCGTGATCGTCAGCCCGCCCGAGACGGCCCACGCCGGATCGTTCCAGTCGACGTCGAGGACGCCCTGTAACATGATCACGCCGACGACCACGAGCGCGAGAAACGACGCGTACGCCGGAATCAGCGCGATCAGCGGGATCGCGACGAGCGAGACCAGAAAGAGGAGGCCGACGACCAGCGCGGTCAGACCCGTCCGGCCGCCCTCCGCGACGCCGGTCGACGACTCGACGTACGTCGTCACGGTCGAGGTGCCGAGGATGGCACCGACGGTCGTCCCGACCGCGTCGGCCATCAGCGGCCGATCCATGTCGGGGAGGTTGCCGTCGTCGTCGAGGAAGTCGCCGAACTGGGAGACGCCGATGAGCGTCCCCGCAGTGTCGAAGAAGTCCACGAAGAAGAACGTGAACACGACCAGCGCGAACGTGAGCGGATCGACGTCGCGCAGGCCCTCGAGGAACGCGCCGACCAGCGGCGTGATGTCGTACTGCGGGGACGTGACCGCGGCGAACGACAGTTCACCGTCGCTCACGAGCGCCTCGGGGGCAACCTCTTCGGTGCTCGCGAGGCCGACGAACCAGGAGAGCCACCCGAGCAGGGTCGTGCCGACGATCCCGATGATGATCGACCCCGTGATCCCCCGCGCCCAGAGCATGAACGTCCCGACGAGTCCGACGATTGCGAGCAAGGCCGCCGGCGACTGTGCGATCGGGCCGAGCGCGACCAGCGTCGCCTCGTCGGCGGTGACGATCGCCATCTCCTGCAAGCCGATGAACAGCAGAAAGACGCCGATACCGGCACCGACGGAGAATTTCACTGGCTCCGGGAACAGCCGAATGACGTACTCGCGCGCGCCGATCGCCGTGATGGCGATGAAGATGATCCCCTCGACGAACACCGCGGCGAGCGCCGTCTGCCACGGAATTCCCATCCCGAGGACGACCGTGAACGCGAAGAAGGCGTTCAGCCCCATCCCTGGAGCCAGACCGAACGGCCGGTTCGCGTAGAACGCCATCACCGCGATCGCGACGACCGACGAGAGGATCGTCGCGATCGCGATCATCTGGACGGTCTGGATAAAGTTGTAGTTGGGGAGCTGGATCGCATTCGCCAGGATGAACGGATTCACCAGGATGATGTACGACATCGCGAGGAACGTCGTGACCCCGGCTATCGTCTCCGTCCCGACGTCGGTGCCGTGTTCGCTCAACTCGAAGTAGTCTGTAACCCCCATATTGGATGTTCGAGCATAGATACACCCGTCAGTTAAAAGTTCCCTTCCGAGTTTTCGCCGGATCGTTACACGTTCGTGAATATTAGTCGATAATTCGACGGCGAAACGTCGCTGGCTGTGGGCTACCCGGGACGGTGGTGGTCGCCGCCTGTGGGCAACTCGAGGTGATGGTGGTGATGGTAGTGGTAGTGGTAGTGGTAGTGGTAGTGGTAGTGGTAGTGGTAGTGGTAGTGGTAGTGGTAGTGGTAGTGGTAGTGGTGGTGGTGGTAGTGGTGATGGTCGCCGTCATCGGGCGATCGGTCGCCGACCTCGAGTGAGCGATCACGAATCGTCGCCCGGTCGTCTCCGCTTCTCGCTTCGGGGACTGCCTCGTTCGGCCCGTTTCAGGCAGTACGATCGGTCAGACACCACCCATTCAAACGTTTCAGGAGTCGCAAAGCGAGATGGGAGGTGCAGACCGAAGGGGTGACGAGAGAGACACCACTCATTCAAACGTTTTGGTCGAGAGTGTGTGGGGATACTCGAGCGACGCCCCACCAGTGGTTCAAACGTTTTTGGCCGTTTGAGTGGCTATTACGGGCGCTTTTGTCGATGCTGCGAGAAGACATCGACGTCCTTGAGAGGACGCCATCGATATCCTCAAGAACACACCACCCATTCAAACGTTCTCGGAGCGACTGCAGCGCGGGTTTGGTTATCAGTTACCCGTGATAAATCTGGCTATTCTAGAAAGCCTTCCGCAGAGATCGCCCAGAACAACCCCTCTCCCGCCACCTAACGATTGAATCAGTGGTGTCTCTCACCCCTACACCATCGAACGAACCGACCTTCATCATCGAACGAACCACCCTACCCTATCGAACGAACTGACTCTCATCATCGAATGGACCACCCTACACCATCGAACGAACTGACTCTCATCATCGAATGGACCACCCTACACCATCGAACGGATCACACACTATCGAACGAAACGAACGAATCGTTCGTAACGTTCGCATCAACGGGCTTATTACCACGTTGGATAGTTAGCAGATAATGACTCTCTTCGAGCGGTCTGAAGCCATCTTCGAGGACGAGAACGTCCTCCACGACGACTATCAGCCCGAGTCGCTCGAGGAACGCGACGCCGAACTCGAGCAGTACACCGCGTATCTTCAGCCCGTCATCAACGGCTCACAGCCACGGAACATCTTTCTCTACGGGAAGACGGGCGTCGGGAAGACGGCCGTCACGAAGTATCTCCTGCACCACCTCGAGGAGGACGCACGACAGTACGACGACCTCACGGTGACGACGGTTTATCTCAACTGCGAGGACCTGACGAGTAGCTATCGGGTGGCCGTCGAACTCGTCAACACCTTCCGTGGGCCATCCGACCAGATCAGCCGCACTGGATACCCGCTGAACGCCGTCTACGAAAAGCTGTGGACGGAACTCGACCGAATCGGTGGGACGATCCTGATCGTCCTGGACGAGGTCGATTACATCGGGGACGACGACTCGATCCTCTACCAGCTGCCACGTGCCCGGAGCAACGAGAAGATCGACCGCGCTCGCATCGGGATCATCGGCATCAGCAACGATTTCAAGTATCGCGAGAAACTCGATCCCCGCGTCGAGGACACCCTCTGTGAACGCGAGCTCCACTTTCCGCCGTACGACGCGACCGACCTCCAGAACATCCTCGAGAAACGCGCCGCGCTGGCGTTCAAAGACGACATCCTCGAGGGCGACGTCGTCCCGCTGTGTGCGGCGTTCGCGGCACAGGACAAGGGAAGTGCCCGTCAGGGACTCGACTTGCTCCTCGAGGCGGGTGATCTGGCCCGGCGACGGAACGATCCGGTCGTGACCGAAGATCACGTCCGCGAGGCGAAGCAGTTGCTCGAAAAACAACGGATCGAGGAGAGCATGAAAGACCTGACCTCACACGGGCATCTCACCCTCCTGGCCGTGGTCACGTCGACTGTCGCCGATTCCTCACAGGTTCCCTTCCAGAAGCAACAACTCTACGAACAGTACCACGACCTCGCGGTCGCGACCGATCGCGACCCACTCGGCGGCAGAGCGTTCCACAACCACCTCGCCGAACTCTCCATGCTCGGCATCCTCGATCGAACGAAACGAAACGAGGGCAGAGGCGGCGGAATCTACTACGAGTACGAAATCGACGTGCCGATCGACGCGGCCCTCTCGACGCTCGAGAACCTGCACATGAGCGGCGAACTTGACCTGGAATCGCTCCGGCAGAACGCGGCAGCGCAGGGTCTGTTGTGAGACAGCGACACGGCACCTCCCATGCCGCTCGAGGCACCTTTCGTGACGCTCGAGCGTAGTCGGTAGGGACCGCCCCACACACCACCCATTCAAACGTTTCTCGGTCTCGGCTGACGGTGGCGACAGTCACCAACGGCGTCGCGACGACTGCGCGAGTGTAAGATAGAACGAACGTGAACGTATTTCACTGAGGCGAGTGTACCCACACGTCATGAAGTTCGTTATCGTGGGTTACGGTCGCGTCGGCTCACGGACGGTCCGCATCCTGGGCAAGGAGGGCCACGAGGTCGTCGTCGTCGACAACGACGTCGACCGCATCGATCGCATCGAGACCGACGGGTTCCCGGCGGTCCAGGGCGACGGAGACGACGAGGACGTCCTCCTCGAGGCGGGAATCGACGACGCGGACGCCATCGGTGCGTTCACGCCCGACCTCAACGTCAACTTCGCCGCCTGCATGGTCGGGAACCACTACAGCTGTCGGACCGTCCTGCGCATCGACGAGGACTACCGCGAGGAGATCTACGAGAAGTACGCCGACGAGGTCGACGAGATCATCTACCCCGAACGGCTGGGTGCGGCGGGCGCGAAGACGGCGCTGCTCGGCGGCGACTTCAACGTCGTCACCGACCTCGCGGCGAACCTGCAACTGACCGTCCTCCAGATCAAAGACGGGTCGCCGGCCGTCGGCAAGCGCATGAGCGAACTCGAGTTGCCAGATTCCGCACGGGTCTACGCGCACGGACGCGAGTACGAACCGCTGACGATCCCGCTGCCGGGAACTGAACTGGCAGCCGGAGACGAGGTCGCGGTCGTCGCCGAGACCGAGAGCGTCGACGAGGTTCGGGCGGCACTGTTACCGGCGAACTCCTGATCCCGCGGTTCGGTGGGACTGATACGGACCGCTGTAAGTCATTCCCGGGGCAACCGTGAACTGCCCTGCGGTTGCCCCGGTCCACAGTTACAGCAGACCGTATGAACCGGCCGTTCGGAGAGTGTGCCAGGCGCGCGACCGGGGGAAGGATGGGGACGAAAACCGCGTTTCGAGTCTGCGCGCCCGTTCGACGGCGACGCACCGAACGGCCATAAAGATGCGTCAGACGGCCGCGTGACGCGTCATTCGAACGGCCGACTTGCGTCATCGAACGGCCGACGTTGACACGTTACTCGGGCGACCGATCGCCATCGACGCGAAAGACGAGCACGTTCTGGTGGACCATCGACGGGACGAACGAGAACGGATAGCCGTAGACGTGGAGGTCTTTCGTCGGATCGTACCAGATCAGGTTCGCCTTGAGCGTCACTGGTGTCGCGCCTTCGATCGCCCGGGCGAGGTCGGCAGAGAGGAACTCGTAGGACTGCTCGCGGTACATGTCGCCGATGAAGACCACGAGATACCCTTCCGGTTTCACCGCC
Protein-coding sequences here:
- a CDS encoding NCS2 family permease; protein product: MGVTDYFELSEHGTDVGTETIAGVTTFLAMSYIILVNPFILANAIQLPNYNFIQTVQMIAIATILSSVVAIAVMAFYANRPFGLAPGMGLNAFFAFTVVLGMGIPWQTALAAVFVEGIIFIAITAIGAREYVIRLFPEPVKFSVGAGIGVFLLFIGLQEMAIVTADEATLVALGPIAQSPAALLAIVGLVGTFMLWARGITGSIIIGIVGTTLLGWLSWFVGLASTEEVAPEALVSDGELSFAAVTSPQYDITPLVGAFLEGLRDVDPLTFALVVFTFFFVDFFDTAGTLIGVSQFGDFLDDDGNLPDMDRPLMADAVGTTVGAILGTSTVTTYVESSTGVAEGGRTGLTALVVGLLFLVSLVAIPLIALIPAYASFLALVVVGVIMLQGVLDVDWNDPAWAVSGGLTITIMPLTYSIANGLAAGIIAYPLIKTATGDLEDVRLGQWLIAVALVGYFYVYTSGMLG
- a CDS encoding transcriptional regulator, with protein sequence MSRSALVGNVTAMLEDAGFTVSDRCAIRPKSFDVAARRGDDLVLVKILGNIDAFNEATGHEMRRLGTYLQATPLVIGLRSRDEDLKPDVVYFRHGVPSLSPDTAYNLFVEGIPPLIYAAPGGLYVNIDGDLLADEREQRDWSLGQLASELGVSRRTVSKYEDGMNASIEVAMALEELFDAPLTSPVDVIDGAEDVHDADPTPDDPEADPDDEEIVTVLTRAGFRVHPTLRSPFKAVSEDEDEKDDVVLTGHSQFTKAAEKRARIMSSIGHVTRTRSVYFVDRAKRESVDGTALVEREELTELHDADELRKVIRERAEREEAA
- a CDS encoding potassium channel family protein, with the translated sequence MKFVIVGYGRVGSRTVRILGKEGHEVVVVDNDVDRIDRIETDGFPAVQGDGDDEDVLLEAGIDDADAIGAFTPDLNVNFAACMVGNHYSCRTVLRIDEDYREEIYEKYADEVDEIIYPERLGAAGAKTALLGGDFNVVTDLAANLQLTVLQIKDGSPAVGKRMSELELPDSARVYAHGREYEPLTIPLPGTELAAGDEVAVVAETESVDEVRAALLPANS
- a CDS encoding glutaredoxin family protein, with the translated sequence MSAITLYDLPGCPFCMKVRRKLDELDLEYDVVEVPRVHAERTEVKEVSGQTGVPVIVDEDHGVDGMPESSDIVDYLEETYQ
- the merB gene encoding organomercurial lyase: MPSPQTNLSEIELPAELGAAFASVSNRQEQPKTVLDALDVIESLVSGGDQLSVEQFYQPMETRHKITFANSSEYVPCVLDALIIAKCAGENVESINSQPPTESSPVEIRYRDGDVVTDPDDFVMSLGLSATDGGDSTIESQNEFCSMGEVDLCGYINAFSSKEEYTHWQVALTNGVVMMLNGQTAINLAAAAASRWQFDSSL
- a CDS encoding orc1/cdc6 family replication initiation protein, giving the protein MTLFERSEAIFEDENVLHDDYQPESLEERDAELEQYTAYLQPVINGSQPRNIFLYGKTGVGKTAVTKYLLHHLEEDARQYDDLTVTTVYLNCEDLTSSYRVAVELVNTFRGPSDQISRTGYPLNAVYEKLWTELDRIGGTILIVLDEVDYIGDDDSILYQLPRARSNEKIDRARIGIIGISNDFKYREKLDPRVEDTLCERELHFPPYDATDLQNILEKRAALAFKDDILEGDVVPLCAAFAAQDKGSARQGLDLLLEAGDLARRRNDPVVTEDHVREAKQLLEKQRIEESMKDLTSHGHLTLLAVVTSTVADSSQVPFQKQQLYEQYHDLAVATDRDPLGGRAFHNHLAELSMLGILDRTKRNEGRGGGIYYEYEIDVPIDAALSTLENLHMSGELDLESLRQNAAAQGLL
- a CDS encoding aldehyde dehydrogenase family protein, which encodes MTSFETGSLEEEAIDELDIAPADGWNALYLDGEWVPAGDRDGIDVENPATRRTLTSVPSATEADVDEAFAIAKSAQEDWAERPPQERAAVVSRVRDLVGEYADDLETLFAVECGGVELKAAFETELTQGTMEVGAGLAMRDGGRRTESVTPGKENLLVREPAGVVGVITPWNFPLYLTSRVVAPAIALGNSVVLKPDENTPLTGGLVLASLFEEAGLPDGVLNVVPGYGDEIGDHFSAHPTPSVMSFTGSSEVGRRVGQRAVGQFTEPALELGGNNAHVVLSDADLERAVDAGAFGSFTHQGQECISINRHLVHESLYDEYVAALAERAEELPIGDPREEGVLVGPVVNESQRDKIVGLIEETVEAGATVEVGATVEAGGDHDGLFVEPTVLSGVTNDMPIAANEHFGPVAPVIPFETDEEAVELANDTEYGLSGSVHSADVSRARDVADAMETGMVHINDQPLNDEPHVAFGGVGASGMGRYNDEWILDTLTTLKWISVQREPREYPY
- a CDS encoding V4R domain-containing protein, whose amino-acid sequence is MLDRTGFDGSLEGAEVIGRSPLSYVAAGESVSPMMGKHIGHKLAEYGLDDIEPDEWYPLRGSLAMLFDMREEYGDGSMQNMGQNLPDHVEFPPDISSVEGALGSIDDAYNHNHRGGEIGFYEFHKDGSGEGTMVCENPYPCELDQGLIRGVAQKFADSPVEVEEVSEQCRADGGRRCQYRIEWVEM